GAAAAAATGGGCACAATCGAAAAATCCCTGCCTGAACTGAGAGCCATGCAAAACACTATCCCCTCCAAACCAAGGATAACTTTTTATGAAGGAGGGGGTGGAGCAAAAGCTCTATATCGGGATACTTTGGACAGTCTTACGCCAGGCGATACGCTTTTGAGCTATACTGGACTTACCGATTTTTACAAACTTATTCCCAAAGATTTTTCAGAGTGGTATATTAAAGAGAGAATCAAAAGAAAAATAAGGATAGAAGTAATCGCACTGAGATCAAAAATAACCGATGAATGGCAAAAAAATGCGGCAAGAGAGCTTCGCGAGATCAAAATAGTTAATAACTCCGACTTTCGATTCGACGGAGACACTGAGATATACGGTAATAAAATAGCTCTCATATCTTATAAAGAGAACTTCATGGGAGTTA
This genomic window from Candidatus Paceibacterota bacterium contains:
- a CDS encoding helix-turn-helix domain-containing protein; translated protein: MNIENILQTVGFSRKKTKIYLAILELGEASVIEIAKKAGIKRTTVYNILPELIIDGLVKKSVKNKKGFFFIEDPSLIKTSLEEKMGTIEKSLPELRAMQNTIPSKPRITFYEGGGGAKALYRDTLDSLTPGDTLLSYTGLTDFYKLIPKDFSEWYIKERIKRKIRIEVIALRSKITDEWQKNAARELREIKIVNNSDFRFDGDTEIYGNKIALISYKENFMGVIIESKEISQMLRMAFRLMWNSLE